One genomic window of Thermodesulfovibrionales bacterium includes the following:
- a CDS encoding radical SAM protein, translated as MMYSPLRYVGSILRKKRPIQLTFFITRRCNSHCPFCFYLSRGDNEVDTSGELSLSEIREISRSLGNLLWLAFSGGEVYLRDDLVEISRVFYRNNSPSLLLYPTNGMLPEIIRRKTEQILKECRKSVVVVKLSLDGVGGEHDLLRRTHGSFSKTMETYELLRGLLRIYPNFELGVNTVFCSENQDSIDDIIDFVGGLSDIKTHTVSLIRGSLADNRYKAVDYEKYLRAIGRLERNLKSRTSSTYRFRGARLKAAQDIVQRRLIHATTTAQKRLIPCYAGRLNLVLTENGDVFPCEILRNPVGNVRESGYDMRRVMRSEKAEGVIRAIEGESCYCTHECYLMTNILFNARLYPALMREYLQL; from the coding sequence ATGATGTATTCCCCCCTTCGATATGTCGGCTCCATCCTCCGGAAGAAGAGACCGATCCAGCTTACCTTCTTCATAACGAGAAGATGCAACTCACACTGCCCTTTCTGCTTTTATCTGAGCCGCGGCGACAACGAGGTTGATACCTCAGGCGAATTATCACTCTCCGAGATACGAGAGATTTCACGGTCTCTCGGCAACCTTCTCTGGCTCGCCTTTTCCGGCGGCGAGGTTTATCTCAGAGACGACCTTGTTGAGATAAGCCGCGTCTTCTACAGAAATAACAGCCCCTCTCTTCTGCTCTACCCCACAAACGGCATGCTTCCCGAAATTATCAGGAGGAAGACGGAACAGATCCTGAAGGAATGCCGAAAGAGTGTCGTCGTCGTAAAACTTTCGCTCGACGGCGTGGGGGGAGAACACGATTTACTCCGCCGGACACACGGCAGTTTTTCCAAGACCATGGAGACGTATGAGCTGCTGAGAGGCCTCCTCCGCATCTACCCGAACTTCGAACTCGGGGTCAACACCGTCTTCTGTTCGGAGAATCAGGACTCTATCGACGATATCATTGACTTTGTCGGAGGTCTGTCGGATATCAAGACGCATACCGTCTCGCTCATCCGGGGCAGTCTTGCCGACAATCGCTATAAGGCCGTCGATTACGAGAAATATCTCCGCGCGATAGGGCGTCTCGAAAGGAATCTCAAGAGCAGGACTTCAAGCACGTATCGGTTCAGGGGAGCGCGGCTGAAGGCCGCGCAGGATATCGTACAGCGCCGACTCATCCATGCAACAACGACTGCGCAGAAGAGGCTCATTCCGTGCTATGCAGGGAGACTGAATCTCGTGTTGACGGAAAACGGTGATGTCTTTCCCTGCGAAATCCTGCGCAACCCTGTAGGCAACGTGCGGGAAAGTGGTTACGACATGAGGCGGGTCATGCGTTCAGAAAAGGCCGAGGGCGTCATCCGCGCCATAGAAGGCGAAAGCTGTTACTGTACCCACGAGTGTTACCTGATGACCAATATCCTCTTCAACGCCAGACTGTATCCCGCGCTGATGCGGGAGTATCTCCAGTTGTAG
- a CDS encoding radical SAM protein, whose product MRCALVIPSWAPEEIFSSKTASSQINYWQPLGTLYVAAVLQKAGHEVKFFNGAFATHDEILADVRRFDPQFVGLYSTTFGWKKAKMTASEFRKIFQERTFICAGGPYPIVMRERCLEDAGESLDAVVTGEGEFTVLETVERLQAGKSLTGVLGLIYREGNRIMKNEDRPLIADLDAIPFPARELLGDAGLYIPPPATYRRKPVAVLMTSRGCNRRCIYCFQLDKERKSGIRYRSVENVMEELEDCMRRGYREIKFIDDTLAADYDRAMRIANEIKARRLDFTWFASACVNQVDKPLLKAFREAGCWAILFGAESGVQKNLDAIRKGTTTEQIRKAVRAAQEVGLRVSTPFIFGIPGETFEEGLQTIDFALDLNPDIANFHAITPFPGTYLYDNLERYGRMSDELTDFTYQGAAFVPHTMTRDDILKLRQIAFRRFYSRPSFILKRILELRSPSDLKAAAKGLRSLFWLWTKGELFKQRKGKRPGEDRRGATTGDTPASARDTVWR is encoded by the coding sequence CCATCATGGGCGCCTGAAGAGATCTTTTCTTCGAAGACGGCGAGCTCCCAGATTAATTATTGGCAGCCGCTCGGCACGCTTTACGTCGCAGCGGTCTTACAGAAAGCGGGCCACGAAGTGAAGTTCTTCAACGGTGCGTTCGCGACCCATGATGAGATACTCGCGGACGTCAGAAGATTCGACCCTCAATTTGTCGGGCTTTACTCAACGACCTTCGGATGGAAAAAGGCAAAAATGACCGCCTCGGAATTTCGCAAGATTTTTCAGGAACGGACCTTTATCTGCGCCGGTGGTCCCTATCCCATCGTCATGCGGGAACGCTGTCTCGAGGACGCCGGGGAATCCCTTGATGCGGTCGTCACAGGCGAGGGGGAGTTTACCGTCCTTGAAACCGTGGAAAGACTTCAGGCAGGGAAAAGCCTCACGGGGGTTTTGGGGCTCATCTACCGCGAAGGGAACAGGATCATGAAAAATGAGGACAGGCCCTTGATTGCTGATCTCGACGCCATTCCGTTCCCTGCACGCGAGCTTCTGGGCGACGCGGGTCTCTACATTCCCCCGCCCGCAACGTACCGAAGGAAGCCGGTGGCCGTCCTCATGACATCGAGGGGCTGCAACAGGAGATGCATCTACTGCTTCCAGTTGGACAAGGAACGGAAGAGCGGCATACGCTACCGCAGCGTCGAGAATGTGATGGAGGAGCTGGAAGACTGTATGAGACGGGGGTACCGGGAGATAAAATTCATAGACGACACGCTCGCCGCGGATTATGACAGGGCGATGCGGATAGCGAATGAGATAAAGGCGAGGAGACTTGATTTTACATGGTTTGCCTCGGCATGCGTCAACCAAGTCGACAAGCCGCTGCTGAAGGCCTTCAGGGAGGCCGGCTGCTGGGCGATACTCTTCGGCGCCGAGAGCGGGGTCCAAAAGAATCTCGACGCGATCAGGAAAGGGACGACAACCGAACAGATACGAAAGGCCGTGAGGGCTGCGCAGGAGGTCGGACTCAGGGTCAGCACTCCTTTCATCTTCGGCATCCCGGGCGAGACGTTCGAGGAAGGCCTGCAGACCATCGATTTTGCCCTCGACCTCAACCCCGACATCGCAAACTTCCATGCAATAACACCCTTCCCGGGCACGTACCTCTACGACAATCTCGAACGATACGGCAGGATGTCCGATGAGCTCACAGACTTCACCTATCAGGGCGCTGCCTTCGTCCCCCACACCATGACGAGGGATGATATCCTAAAGCTCCGTCAGATAGCATTCAGGAGGTTCTACTCGAGGCCGTCTTTTATCCTCAAGAGGATCCTTGAACTGAGGAGCCCCAGTGATCTGAAGGCAGCTGCCAAGGGTCTCAGAAGTCTGTTCTGGTTGTGGACCAAGGGTGAACTTTTCAAACAGAGGAAGGGGAAAAGACCCGGCGAGGACCGGAGGGGCGCTACAACTGGAGATACTCCCGCATCAGCGCGGGATACAGTCTGGCGTTGA